In the genome of Palaemon carinicauda isolate YSFRI2023 chromosome 20, ASM3689809v2, whole genome shotgun sequence, one region contains:
- the LOC137659927 gene encoding uncharacterized protein, with protein MLLLLQIRFSQGKKLLVSYIACDGVLPVTYLFFLHDAGINGQFLADIGASHSLLQISLSMTRHKHSKTTYVCLVVAKGSKIPIHVYEILAPSFESAKYHWKFLVAYISLPIIGADFLAHFHPQGDVAQQLLVSADSYSSTLIDTYSHLFRSYPEVIQGEFRKIPKNPAKLNIYHNIKTCPPVFTRFRHQAPNCLSSAKWTFAEIKDMILCQNSSSPCSSPLHIVMKKKGFLGLYVDYWHLNVQTEPDH; from the coding sequence atgctactactactccagattcgaTTCTCACAAGGCAAAAAATTGCTAGTGAGCTATATCGCTTGTGATGGTGTCCTCCCAGTCACttaccttttctttttacatgatgcaggtattaATGGGCAGTTTTTGGCAGACATTGGTGCTAGCCATTCCCTTCTACAAATATCACTCTCTATGACACGGCATAAACATTCTAAGACTACTTATGTGTGCCTGGTAGTTGCCAAAGGATCTAAGATCCCCATCCATGTGTACGAGATACTCGCACCATCGTTTGAgagtgccaaatatcattggaagtttctggtTGCCTACATATCATTGCCAATAATCGGTGCAGATTTTCTCGCCCATTTCCACCCCCAAGGTGATGTGGCACAGCAACTTTTAGTCAGTGCAGACTCATACTCGTCGACACTCATAGATACCTACTCCCACCTCTTCAGGTCATACCCTGAAGTCATCCAAGGAGAATTTCGCAAAATACCCAAGAATCCCGCCAAACTCaatatttatcacaatatcaagacatGTCCCCCAGTGTTTACCAGATTCAGGCATCAGGCTCCAAATTGTCTGTCTTCCGCTAAATGGACATTTGCTGAAATTAAAGACATGATCCTTTGCCAAAATTCCTCAAGCCCATGTTCATCACCCCTACATATCGTCATGAAAAAGAAGGGTTTCCTAGGCCTTTATGTAGATTACTGGCATCTGAACGTGCAGaccgaaccggatcactaa